TAGAGCACCCTTGATTAATACGCAAAAAGGCCCGCTTTGTTGTTTAAATCCTACAGGATAAGCCTTCAAAGGCTTTTCCCGATGTAATGATTTTTCGCTGGGGCCGATGTGGGCAGTGGACTTCGCTGTACTGAGCTTTACTTTCGCCCGTCGTAGCGTCCTGTTTGATTTAATCAAGATGCCCTGAAAAGGACTTGCGACTTTTGACTATCCGCTTATTTTAGGCGGTGGGTGGCTCGGATGAGGTTAAGGCAATACCAATCTAAGTGAGTTTTTCAGGTGGATTCCGATCCTTACAATCACTGCGACGCTGATGTTGGTTAGTCACGGGAGTACCACGTAATTCTCTGTCGCCATGGTAATGCTTTGAAGTCTGGAATACAGACCCTCAGTGAGGAGAATGCATGGAAACAGTCACGTTATTCGAATGGTTGGTCGGTGCTATTTTTGTCGGAGTGAATGCATATCGTCGCTACAATACGCCTGCGACTAACCGTGAATCGACAACGTTTCAAAATTTCAGCATCTATTTTCTGTTTTACCTGATGTCGGTGCTAACGATCTATGTTTTTTGTGGAGCCTTGTTTGATAGTTCTCCCGAAACTATTGGTGCCCTCTATGGGCTTTTTACCGGTCAGCTAAATGCTACCCTGCCGGATGAATTTGCCAAACTTAGTGCTCCCATGGTGTCTGCGCTGTTTCTTACTACGTTATTGCCCTCGTTGCCCTGGTTATCGCGATACGACAAAGCACTGTTAAACGCTTTTTGGGATCGGGGACATATTCCCTACCATGTACAAAAAATGGCGGCGGCCATGCGTCGGGCGCCCTTTAATTTTTCCCCTCGCCAAAGTAAGCAGCTGCGCAAACAATGCCTGGCGATGGGGGTCGAGTATGACAATTTGAAACTGGTATCGGCGGGAGATCTTGATTACCGGTGGGCAAGAATCAACGCCTTGATCGATAGTATCGAAGAGTGGCAGCAGGATGACTCCGGTCGCTTGCGCCGTTTTATGGAAGAGCACAGCGAAGAGTTGGGAATACTGCTGGAAACCCGAGACGACCTCAACGCTGAATATATTAGTGTTCGATCAGAGTCCGTTGAGAGCAATTTGACAGAAAAAATTATCAAGATTATTGATAAGTCGATTGTAGACCTTTTTCGTAGTGCGACGGTATTAGCTGCCAAGGCCTGTTGTGTGGCCGAGCTGTCGGAAAGCGGGCGAAGCTCCCGTATCACCCAGCTAGGGTTTGAAGGCGGAACCAAGGGCTTCGACCGCCTCTTACCCAGTCAGGTTGCGGCTGCTCTAATGGCAATTTTATTTACCTTTTTACTGGTCTCACTGGCCCAGGAATTGGGCAAGCCAGTTGAGTTCAGACGCTTTGGCAGTGTTGGTTTTATGACCTTCCTGATGTTTTTTACCTACGGCTCGGCCTTGACGATTGCGCTGGATTTAAAACGTCGGGTCGGCATGGGATACAACGAATTGACCCGCCAGCGCTCCTGGTTGGGTTATGTCGCCGTCGGTTGTGTGACCGCACTCAGTTGGTTTCTGGTGACGGCCAGTTTTCGTTACATCGTGCAGATGTTGTCGGGGGTGGATACAGCAACGAATCTGGATCGAGTATTGACCAATCTCAGTTGGAGTTTTCCCTACGCGCTACAGTCGGTGGCACTGGCGGTTTCTATCTCCTGGATTCTTGACTATCACCAGAGTCGAGGATTAAGAGGGCGCTTGAATTTTATGCAGCGCTTGATTGATGTCAGCATTGCGATGGCGGCACTGGCGTTGACGTCTGTGGTGGCATTTTACTGGATGGAGGGACTGGGCTGGTTTGAGGGGCATGGTACCAAAGAACCCCAGTTTCAGGGGAAAACGCATATTGGCTGGTTTGTGGCAAAAAGTGTGGCCGTTGCGGCCGTGGTGGGTTGGTTGGTGCCTATGTGGTTTTACATCAACCGTTCCAAAGCGCCGGACCAGATAGCGGGCCGGTTGATTGTGATGAACAAGAAAGGCTTGTCTCGAGAAATTCGTAACCTGGCGCCTAATCAGCTGGTTGAAGCTGTCGCCGCAGTGGGTGCGTCAATGGCGGTGATCGATGACGATGTCAGTCGTAGTGAGGAGGATGTCTATCAAATTATTTGTGGTCACCTTGCTGGGCTGGCAAATTCGGATGTCGATATTGACGCAGCGGGGAAAGAGTTCAGTCATTGCCTGTCCTTGCTCGAGCAAAACAAACTGGACCTCGAAGCGCGCCTGAAAGACTTGAAACACCTGCCTCTGCTCTCATCGTTAATGCCTTTCGTCGCTTCTTCCATCGCATTTGCCGATGGTGTCTATATGGATCAGGAGCGAGAACTGGTGGATAGAATCAAAAAACTGGTTCATACCAGTGAGCTGACCTAAGCCTCCATGCTTGTTGTGTTTATACGTAGGGCTTACTCGCTGGTTTCATAAAAGGTGAGTAAGGCTATTAATCATATATGTCAGTGTTGGTCATCACTTTTCTCCTGGTAACCTGGTTCTGCATGCCCTGTGCAATCCTCGCTACCTAAATAGTCAGTAATATGGCATCGTCTAATCACTATCTTCTCCATGCCCGGATGGGAATACTCTATGTCGAACTTGCCTCATATTAGTGAACAGGCACTGCTGTCACTCAATCTG
The DNA window shown above is from Aestuariirhabdus haliotis and carries:
- a CDS encoding tellurite resistance TerB family protein is translated as METVTLFEWLVGAIFVGVNAYRRYNTPATNRESTTFQNFSIYFLFYLMSVLTIYVFCGALFDSSPETIGALYGLFTGQLNATLPDEFAKLSAPMVSALFLTTLLPSLPWLSRYDKALLNAFWDRGHIPYHVQKMAAAMRRAPFNFSPRQSKQLRKQCLAMGVEYDNLKLVSAGDLDYRWARINALIDSIEEWQQDDSGRLRRFMEEHSEELGILLETRDDLNAEYISVRSESVESNLTEKIIKIIDKSIVDLFRSATVLAAKACCVAELSESGRSSRITQLGFEGGTKGFDRLLPSQVAAALMAILFTFLLVSLAQELGKPVEFRRFGSVGFMTFLMFFTYGSALTIALDLKRRVGMGYNELTRQRSWLGYVAVGCVTALSWFLVTASFRYIVQMLSGVDTATNLDRVLTNLSWSFPYALQSVALAVSISWILDYHQSRGLRGRLNFMQRLIDVSIAMAALALTSVVAFYWMEGLGWFEGHGTKEPQFQGKTHIGWFVAKSVAVAAVVGWLVPMWFYINRSKAPDQIAGRLIVMNKKGLSREIRNLAPNQLVEAVAAVGASMAVIDDDVSRSEEDVYQIICGHLAGLANSDVDIDAAGKEFSHCLSLLEQNKLDLEARLKDLKHLPLLSSLMPFVASSIAFADGVYMDQERELVDRIKKLVHTSELT